Below is a window of Triticum urartu cultivar G1812 unplaced genomic scaffold, Tu2.1 TuUngrouped_contig_5679, whole genome shotgun sequence DNA.
TTCCTGCTCTCGTGGAGCTTTGCATCCAAGCTGGTCTCGACCTCCCTGAGTACCCCACAAAGCGCCGAAGAAAGCCAATTGTTAAGATCGGAAGGAAAGAGTTTGTCGACGCAAATGAAGATGACCTGCCTGACCCAGAGCCTGACAAATTTAAGGAGCCAATTCTCGAAGAAGTACCCGACGATGAGATTACCCCTCCATCGAGCCCAGAGGAGACGGCTGCTCTTGCCGAGGAAACACTCGAAGTGTGGGAGACACTCCGGAACGGTGCCTTGAGGCTCATGAAGAGGTATTCAGTGAGGGTGTGCGGATACTGTCCTGAGGTGCACATTGGAGCGAGTGGTCATAAAGCGCGCAACTGTGGAGCCTTCAAGCACCAGCAGAGGAATGGACAGCATGGGTGGCAGGCGGCGGTGCTCGATGACCTGATACCCCCTAGATACGTCTGGCACATGCCGGAATCTGGGGAGTTGCAGAAGGAGCTCAAGATCTTCTATGGGCAGGCGCCGGCTGTCGTCGAGATATGCATTCAGGGCGGCGCAAAAGTGCCGGAGAAGTACAAAGCCACAATGAGGCTAGATATAGGGATTCCCTCCAGTTTGAAAGAGGCTGAAATGGTCGTCTGAATGGAAATGTGGTGTTTACGTTGTGTACGATTGAGGTCAAGAAAACCGCAAGCTCCATTCGTGCTGACCATAGGTTCATTATTATCTTACTCCATGTATATAGCGGGAACTTAGCTTAGTCAGATAATCTGGTAAGTTTTGTTTGTTTCAGATGTGAATTAACATTTACCAGATGTTTCTTTGTCTGAGGAATGTCATGGCCAGTGGCCACTACTTACAACGATGGAATTGGGGCGCACATGCTGATGCTGATATGTGTCTTACGATGCGGTGTGCTACATGAACACTTTTGTGTCAAATTCAGAACCAGTGCAGAATCTAGTATTTCTAGTTCAGTTTTTTTTCTTAATGAAGTTCCACTACTTACTTTCATGAAATGATCAGCCaagttttttattttatttaatagtTTTCTATCCTATTAATCGCTTTAAGCCTTTTAATGGTGAGCGCTGTAGTACTATTGAAATTGAAAATAAATGATAGTCGTAACTGCCTCGTAAGCTTGATGGAATATTTTCAACTACTATTGGAATATTTTCAACTACTATTGTAACATTTTTCTACTTCCTTAAAATAATCATTTTAATCCAAGAAACAAAACATTTTGCAGTTGCAATGCAAACATTACAAGCTATGTAAACACTTTCTTAGATAGTTATACTTTTTTCACTGTGTGTCCATGTCATACATTTTCTGTGATCTACTTAATGTTTTGTAAAAAACTTGTGAATCTATTAATTTTAGTTCACTAATAGTATTGACATATTATAAGTGTGGCCGATTTTTTAGTAGCTATTCTGTGCTGCAAATAATGCTTGAAGTTTTGTCTTTCATCCTTTTATCTTTTCAGGAAACTGTTAACATCGCCCATCGGTATTTGTTTTTGCTTATCGATGAAGATCGAAATTGGATTAAAAAATTCATTGATAAATCAAATAATTTTCCAAGGTAAAAGAGCACCAGACCAAtttgaaaataataataataataataataataataataataataataaggaAAATAGCTCCAATAAAGGGAACCCAAGTATTCGCTATGGCATAGTAAAAAATCTCATTGTTCTCGCACTGTTGAACTTCATACTATGCTATATTACTCGAATTATTTTATTCATTACTCAACCAACTGTGATAAGTCCATGCATATGCTATTCTTTAATCTAGCTATATGGTGTGTTCGGTGGAATTCCTCCGCACATATAACACTTGCATCCCTCGGGTACGCACGTGGCGGATGGGCCACCGGGTGGGGAGATAAACTTCTTGCAGTAAGATAGGCATTCGGCGTTGTTACATTTGCCCTTCCTGATGATGTGTTTGCATACGGTCTTAGAAGCTGCCATAGCTAGATATCAAAAGGGAAAATAGGGTATGTTAGACAATCATGCAATATATACATATGTCAAAAATTCACACACATTACTAGTGTAGATAACTAGGCACTAGAGTGCTTGGTATTGATCGACTAGATACCCAATGATAGAATTAGGAGGGAAAATGCAAGGAATAGAATGTGTGTGCTCCTCATTTCTTGGTCTACACTGAACTCTAGGATTGAGTTGCTAATATGGTGCTTGTTGTGCCCCTTTGGACTACTAGTGTAGAATTGAAAGGCAAATGATGCTTCCTTTATAGTGGGCAAATACTTGTAACCGATGAAGATAAGGTCACATTAATCGCAATACATTAATATGATTCATGCTGAAGAAGGGATCAACGATATTAATTAAGTTCTTTAAAAGGATCAACTCGATGGTATTAATTCATGAACAAAATAACAACAATTTAATCGAGGTGGGGTATTGTGGCGAATTAGCACACACTGAGGATAATAACTGGAAAATGTTTtaaatatttttttgttttttcctcCCCAAAACTAGGTGTGCAAGCACAAGaagagtaattgctctttttaTGACATTGGCTATATGGCAAAGTACGAACACAATGACTTAAATCTCATTGCAAATGCAAAAGGAAATTATTTTATTTGAAAAATAGATTGTACAAATCATGAATATTTAAAACTAACAAGAATTGGGGAACATACTAATACTCATATAGTTTTATCTATAGCACATATGGATCATATAGACAATGATATCATTTATGCATCCTACATTGTAGTTCCTAAGTTCCAAAATGGAAGCAATGGAGTGAGAGAGGGGATGACACAATCAACAAATTTCGAGCATTCAGTAGACACTAGGAGGCTTAAAATTAGTAAAAAGTAAGGCCATAAatttataagaaaaataaaataaaatattgAAAACACTAGTAATAGGTTACCCTTTTGAGAGGTTAGAGTTAGATGTCTCCGACACGTGGCACAGCCGAAACCATGGGCTATGTCGTTTATGTCATTTACGCACATAGGAAACCACATATAAGGAATTCAATGTCAGATAAAGGCTTACCATGAAATCGTCAACTATGAGCCTAACCTCCAATTCATGTTTCAACTGGAGGCCACAAACATACAAGAGCTTCATGCGACACTCATCCCATGACCTAAGCTCTTTGATAGTCTTGGGATCGAGGTCTAAGGACAAGATGGTTTGTGAATTGAACTACCACTAGGAAACATGCCCGTGGGTTGCAACGGGATTGCAAGTACAACAATTTTCAGTGATTTATCATTTACTATTTTGAGCTATTTTCAGTTTTTTATCATTTCCTGTTTTGTTTCCACATGCTAGTGAATTAGGAAAAAACAAAAGTTTGAAGTATTAATACCATTTCTTGTATCTCATTATCTTTATAGATTGAAACTATAAGAAAGTGAAAAATCCACCTATCAAATAAATTTGTATCAAAACATGCAACatttaggcctcctttggttcataggatagaaatgttgtaggaataggaaaatcataggaaaTGGGATGTCATGCATCttaattcctatagagaaagagatgtcatttgatgcataggataggaaATTTTCTATTGAGTATTGGCTAAtgtttttttttcttcaaaatgtgaaggattgattcctatcctatataggaataggaatccattcctacaaaccaaagggtctcaaaggaaattttcctatgcaaatcctatcctatagaaatcctatgacattcctacaaaccaaaggaggccttagcTTTATTTCCAATAAGAAATACACATTGGATGCATGCCTGGAATCAAGATATGCAATGATTCCTTCCTGCCTTGCACAACAGCAATCTTGTTTAGTACATTCTGAAAGTTTGCATCACTTCAATATACACCGAACTATGCTCATGTTTGGACATCTACAGAACATCGGAAACCTCTCGCACACTGAAAAGCACAACCATCACACCGCGTTCAACTGGAACATGTTACGCCGTCGAATTCTCGGGGTTTTGAATCGTGGATGTGATGCAAAAAATGGAGTCTCCATTGCCATCGAAGAAACAATGCAATTTACTGTAATTACAAGGGCTTGTTCAGCCGAACCGTTTGCATTTGAGAGCTGGGACGTCCTCACACTCCCACACAGTGCATACAATTAGTGAACGGCGATTTGTCTGCCCATCGTCAATGGGGCGGGGGCTCGACCGCCGTCCTGAAGAGCAGTATGTAGACCTTATCAACAGAAAAGTACAAGAATCCGCCCTTGGCGTGCGTGACGTATGAACCGAAGCTCGTCCCCACGATGCAGTGCCAAGCCGCGCCGTAAGCGGTGTCGAATTCCTGTCAGCATATAGGATAACAATAAGCGAAACTGTATACGAGGATAGGCACACAATGTTT
It encodes the following:
- the LOC125529541 gene encoding APO protein 2, chloroplastic-like yields the protein ALVELCIQAGLDLPEYPTKRRRKPIVKIGRKEFVDANEDDLPDPEPDKFKEPILEEVPDDEITPPSSPEETAALAEETLEVWETLRNGALRLMKRYSVRVCGYCPEVHIGASGHKARNCGAFKHQQRNGQHGWQAAVLDDLIPPRYVWHMPESGELQKELKIFYGQAPAVVEICIQGGAKVPEKYKATMRLDIGIPSSLKEAEMVV